The genomic DNA GATGCGACGTTGCAGGATCTGGGGTTGAGCCGGGCAGATATCCAGCAGGAGGCAGAGCGGCCATTCTGGGATGATCCGCTGCGTAAGTGAGGGGGCGAGCGCCGTGCGGGCGGCGCTCGGTCTTCAGGGCGCTGAAGAAGCTGCGACAGCTACTTACCTCAACGGCGCACCTGCTTGAGCGTTTCGGCAATCAAAAACGCCAGCTCCAGCGACTGGTCGGCGTTCATGCGGGGGTCGCAGTGAGTATGGTAACGGTCCGACAGCCCGTCTTCGGTGATCGGCCGTGCGCCACCGATGCACTCGGTAACGTTCTGCCCGGTCATCTCGATGTGAATACCGCCCGCGTGGCTGCCTTCGGCCTGGTGCACCTGGAAGAACTGCTTTACCTCATCGAGAATCTGCGCGAAGTCACGGGTCTTGTAGCCGCTGCTGGCCTTGATGGTATTACCGTGCATCGGGTCCGAGCTCCACAGCACCTTGCGCCCCTCGCGCTCGACGGTGCGGATCAGCCGGGGCAGGTGCTCACCGACCTTGCCGGCGCCCATGCGCACGATGAGGTTGAGGCGCCCCGGGTCGTTGGCCGGGTTGAGCGTGTCGATCAGGCGGATCAGCTCTTCAGGGTTCATGCTTGGGCCGACCTTGACCCCGATCGGGTTGTGCACCCCACGCAGGAATTCCACATGTGCGCCATCGAGCTGGCGGGTGCGGTCGCCGATCCACAGCATGTGTGCCGAGCAGTCGTAGTAGTCGCCGGTCAGGCTGTCTTGGCGCACGAAGGCTTCTTCGTAGTTCAGCAGCAGTGCCTCGTGGGCGGTGAAAAAGCTGGTTTCGCGCAATTGCGGGGCGCTGTCCAGGCCGCAGGCGCGCATGAAGGCCAAGGTCTCGTCGATGCGGTTGGCCAACTGGTGGTATTTGTCGGCCAGCGCCGAGTTGGCGATGAAGTCCAGGTTCCACTTGTGCACCTGGTGCAGGTCGGCGAAGCCGCCCTGGGCGAAGGCGCGCAGCAGGTTGAGGCTGGCGGTGGCCTGGTGGTAGGC from Pseudomonas putida includes the following:
- a CDS encoding class II 3-deoxy-7-phosphoheptulonate synthase; the protein is MNRPWSPDSWRTLPIQQQPTYPDAAHLLKVEQTLASYPPLVFAGEARELRRQFAEVTEGRAFLLQGGDCAESFAEFSAAKIRDTFKVLLQMAIVMTFAAGCPVVKVGRMAGQFAKPRSSGDETIGNVTLPAYRGDIVNGIGFDEKSRVPDPDRLLQAYHQATASLNLLRAFAQGGFADLHQVHKWNLDFIANSALADKYHQLANRIDETLAFMRACGLDSAPQLRETSFFTAHEALLLNYEEAFVRQDSLTGDYYDCSAHMLWIGDRTRQLDGAHVEFLRGVHNPIGVKVGPSMNPEELIRLIDTLNPANDPGRLNLIVRMGAGKVGEHLPRLIRTVEREGRKVLWSSDPMHGNTIKASSGYKTRDFAQILDEVKQFFQVHQAEGSHAGGIHIEMTGQNVTECIGGARPITEDGLSDRYHTHCDPRMNADQSLELAFLIAETLKQVRR